One part of the Chryseobacterium mulctrae genome encodes these proteins:
- a CDS encoding S1 family peptidase — MDNEKKESNQNELEQNQPQQDNNSPSDDFSEQRNSESENIITENSTNEIQEKPIENQPKESLPVTEKKKKNGYKIAFFSLGGIILLGGASYFGYQYYKNHQVEPIVENVCLDADTKIYDAYKDAVVMVKHRYAFVAKIKGKEVQLNIPEASEETLFGTAFFVDKKGNMISNSHVLQPWNSPENIDKINTDAANIRRKIASILTTDISEDGYETFIASNWGNASSEYNEEGSYHEGDGEEGGGEEFINSNDVAVDSTTTSDDIAASIPQKDYVSEDEIEVYMKTVDISVALHNSAELWLPCTIEKISEDQSIDLGVLQLTNKETPNTVVNIINLDNAVTDDQSLRPGEKAVMIGYPLGEDLAQTISGIKVQLYNGQISKESDGTKIQYSVTSTHGASGAPVFNNCGQLIAVNFSGVEKVQGYNFGIIAKKIYSVYPVIAGEARPSTE; from the coding sequence ATGGATAATGAAAAAAAAGAATCCAACCAGAATGAGTTGGAACAAAATCAGCCACAGCAAGACAATAATTCGCCTTCTGATGACTTTTCAGAGCAGCGAAATTCTGAATCAGAAAATATAATTACTGAAAATTCTACAAATGAGATTCAGGAAAAACCCATAGAAAATCAACCTAAAGAAAGCTTGCCCGTAACCGAAAAAAAGAAAAAGAACGGTTATAAAATTGCATTTTTCAGTTTGGGAGGGATCATTCTTTTAGGCGGAGCTTCTTATTTTGGATATCAATACTACAAAAATCATCAGGTTGAACCTATCGTTGAAAATGTCTGCTTAGATGCCGATACCAAAATTTACGATGCTTATAAAGATGCTGTCGTAATGGTAAAACACAGATATGCTTTTGTTGCAAAAATTAAAGGAAAAGAAGTTCAGCTGAATATTCCTGAAGCTTCAGAAGAAACACTTTTTGGAACTGCATTTTTTGTTGACAAAAAAGGAAATATGATCTCAAACAGTCATGTTTTGCAACCTTGGAATTCTCCGGAAAATATTGATAAAATAAATACTGATGCAGCCAACATCCGAAGAAAAATTGCTTCGATTCTTACCACTGATATTTCGGAAGACGGTTACGAAACCTTTATTGCATCCAATTGGGGAAATGCATCTTCAGAATATAATGAAGAAGGCAGCTATCATGAAGGAGACGGTGAAGAAGGAGGAGGCGAAGAGTTTATAAATTCAAATGATGTCGCTGTAGATTCTACTACAACTTCTGATGATATTGCAGCCTCAATTCCTCAGAAAGATTATGTTTCAGAAGACGAAATCGAAGTTTATATGAAAACTGTAGATATTTCTGTCGCTTTACATAATTCTGCTGAACTATGGTTGCCCTGTACGATTGAAAAAATTTCTGAAGACCAATCTATTGATTTAGGAGTTTTACAATTAACAAATAAAGAAACGCCAAATACTGTTGTAAATATTATCAATCTTGATAATGCTGTAACCGATGATCAAAGTTTACGCCCCGGTGAAAAAGCGGTGATGATTGGCTATCCTTTAGGCGAAGATTTAGCGCAAACCATTTCAGGAATTAAAGTACAGCTGTATAATGGACAAATCAGTAAAGAATCTGATGGAACAAAAATCCAATATAGTGTTACTTCAACACACGGTGCAAGCGGAGCTCCAGTTTTTAATAATTGCGGACAATTAATTGCCGTTAATTTTAGTGGAGTTGAAAAAGTACAGGGTTATAATTTTGGAATTATCGCCAAGAAAATTTACTCTGTATATCCTGTTATAGCTGGTGAAGCAAGACCAAGTACAGAATAA
- a CDS encoding VIT domain-containing protein, whose translation MKKINSLIATLLFSVAFAQIPTLEVENQKKHPVILQEAKIDTKILGNLATTTATYTFYNPSNRILEGKLTFPLPEGVSVSGYALDINGKLRNAVPVPKERAKEVFESIERINVDPGIIEKVEGNNFRTRIYPIPQKGSRTIQITYHQELKNVASDYQYFLNFANATTIPKFNLKVWISETASIPKILENPDGSFAFQKQGNQWIAEIAKSDFTPNESLKVTIPKNQNSSNVVLQKASGDKFYFAINVGLDFPVKEKQRSQKIAIIWDNSFSGTKRNRDKELDFLNAYFADNKNVSVSFSLLNNTFEKAEEFNISQGNWSELKVRILNLKYDGGTDFGALKEINGIEEYLLFSDGISNFGDLTMKFKKPLNSIASTPTSDFNLLKLLANQSGGNFINLNELDTQSALKTYKKLPVRFLGFKENPNMEELFPNIGSVISEPINIFGITSGNAGKLTAVFSVGNEKFETPVDFSNAQALENWQIAQFWAQKKINELELNSTQNRQEIKNISEQFGVVSKNTSLIVLDDINDYVRYKITPPQELLADYQKIVSQNKGRVLEQRKNLLSKAFDKTRELKTWWNTEFKPVEKKEYPRISNQSTPVPQAQRDVPLSEVINSGRADMAIEVSSSNKMVESEAKPKGKITLVDIESTEEYMKDFQNLQSAEVIYQKYLENRSKHEKQVSYYFDISKLLFKKGDKALSLKVLSTLAELDLENEELYKTIYYLLKQRGHYDKELWITQKILEWRPFDAQSHRDYALALVDNKKPQEALNIYKSLLYQEFTDEISVRDNGIEEILIMEINNILKQNKNVDGSKIDDRLKADLPVDIRVVINWNKDNTDIDLWVTDPKGEDCSYQHKSTAIGGRISNDFTQGFGPEQFLLKKAVKGKYKIKTNFFGERQNILSGPTTVMAEVYLYYSDGRQERKIAVFQSQKENKKENDSKILIGEFEF comes from the coding sequence ATGAAAAAAATAAATAGTTTAATTGCAACTTTGCTTTTCAGTGTTGCATTTGCACAAATTCCAACATTGGAAGTTGAAAACCAAAAAAAGCATCCCGTCATTCTTCAGGAGGCTAAAATTGACACCAAGATCTTAGGAAATCTTGCGACGACAACGGCGACATACACATTTTATAATCCAAGCAACAGAATTCTTGAGGGGAAGCTCACTTTTCCGCTTCCGGAAGGTGTTTCAGTAAGTGGTTACGCTTTGGATATCAACGGCAAACTCAGAAATGCAGTTCCTGTCCCCAAAGAAAGAGCCAAAGAAGTTTTCGAAAGTATTGAAAGAATAAATGTTGATCCGGGAATTATTGAGAAAGTAGAAGGAAATAATTTCAGAACCAGGATTTATCCTATTCCACAAAAAGGTAGTCGAACAATTCAGATCACTTATCATCAGGAATTAAAGAATGTTGCTTCAGATTATCAATATTTTTTAAACTTTGCGAATGCAACGACAATTCCGAAATTTAATCTGAAAGTCTGGATCAGTGAAACAGCAAGTATTCCGAAGATTTTAGAAAATCCTGACGGAAGTTTTGCTTTTCAGAAACAGGGAAATCAATGGATTGCAGAAATTGCTAAATCTGATTTTACACCTAATGAAAGTTTAAAAGTTACGATTCCTAAAAACCAAAATTCATCGAATGTTGTTTTGCAGAAAGCTTCGGGAGACAAATTTTATTTTGCTATAAATGTAGGATTAGATTTTCCCGTAAAAGAAAAACAAAGATCTCAGAAAATTGCGATTATTTGGGATAATTCTTTCAGTGGAACCAAAAGAAACCGAGATAAAGAACTTGATTTTTTGAATGCTTATTTTGCAGATAATAAAAATGTTTCCGTTTCTTTTTCTTTGCTGAACAATACTTTTGAAAAAGCTGAAGAATTCAATATTTCTCAGGGAAACTGGAGCGAACTGAAAGTTAGAATTTTAAATTTAAAATATGATGGCGGAACAGATTTCGGAGCTTTAAAAGAAATCAATGGAATAGAAGAATATCTTTTGTTTTCGGATGGAATTTCCAATTTTGGAGATTTAACGATGAAGTTTAAAAAGCCTTTAAACAGTATTGCAAGCACACCAACTTCAGATTTTAATCTGCTTAAATTATTGGCAAATCAATCAGGTGGAAATTTTATTAATTTAAATGAATTAGATACACAATCAGCTTTAAAAACCTACAAAAAATTGCCGGTTCGTTTTTTAGGATTTAAAGAAAATCCCAATATGGAGGAATTGTTTCCAAATATAGGTTCTGTAATCAGCGAGCCTATCAATATTTTTGGAATTACATCTGGAAATGCGGGGAAATTAACCGCTGTTTTCTCAGTAGGAAATGAAAAATTTGAAACACCTGTAGATTTTTCAAATGCACAAGCGTTGGAAAACTGGCAGATTGCTCAATTTTGGGCTCAGAAAAAAATAAATGAATTAGAATTAAATTCAACTCAAAACCGTCAGGAAATTAAAAATATTAGCGAACAATTCGGAGTTGTAAGCAAAAACACAAGTTTGATTGTCTTAGATGACATCAACGATTATGTACGCTACAAAATTACGCCGCCACAGGAATTATTGGCTGACTATCAGAAAATTGTTTCTCAGAACAAAGGAAGAGTTTTAGAACAGAGAAAAAATCTTTTATCTAAAGCTTTTGATAAAACCAGAGAATTAAAAACGTGGTGGAATACAGAATTTAAGCCTGTAGAAAAAAAGGAATACCCAAGAATTTCTAATCAATCAACACCAGTTCCTCAAGCACAAAGAGATGTTCCGTTGAGTGAGGTAATTAATTCAGGAAGAGCAGATATGGCTATTGAAGTTTCAAGCTCAAATAAAATGGTAGAATCTGAAGCTAAGCCAAAAGGAAAAATCACTTTAGTCGATATAGAAAGCACAGAAGAATATATGAAAGACTTTCAGAATTTGCAGTCTGCAGAAGTGATTTATCAGAAATATTTAGAAAATCGCTCAAAGCATGAAAAACAGGTTTCTTATTATTTCGATATTTCTAAATTACTGTTCAAAAAAGGTGACAAAGCACTTTCACTAAAAGTTTTAAGCACATTAGCAGAGCTTGATCTTGAAAATGAAGAGTTGTACAAAACCATTTATTATCTGTTAAAACAAAGAGGTCATTACGATAAAGAACTTTGGATCACTCAGAAAATCCTTGAATGGCGACCTTTTGATGCGCAAAGCCACAGAGATTATGCATTAGCTTTGGTCGATAACAAAAAACCGCAGGAAGCTTTAAATATTTATAAATCTTTGCTGTATCAGGAATTTACAGATGAAATTTCAGTAAGAGATAACGGAATTGAAGAAATCTTGATTATGGAAATCAATAATATTTTAAAGCAAAATAAAAATGTTGACGGAAGTAAAATCGATGATCGCCTGAAAGCAGATTTGCCTGTAGATATTCGTGTCGTGATCAATTGGAATAAAGACAATACAGACATCGATCTTTGGGTAACCGATCCAAAAGGCGAAGATTGCTCTTATCAGCATAAATCTACTGCAATTGGCGGAAGAATAAGTAACGATTTTACACAAGGTTTCGGGCCAGAACAGTTTTTGCTGAAAAAAGCAGTGAAAGGAAAATATAAAATCAAGACCAATTTCTTTGGGGAAAGACAGAATATTCTTTCCGGGCCAACAACGGTGATGGCCGAAGTTTATCTGTATTATTCTGATGGAAGACAGGAAAGAAAGATTGCCGTTTTCCAAAGCCAGAAAGAAAATAAAAAAGAAAACGATAGCAAAATTCTGATTGGAGAATTTGAGTTTTAA
- the kdsB gene encoding 3-deoxy-manno-octulosonate cytidylyltransferase, with amino-acid sequence MKIIAVIPARYEASRFPAKLMQILGEKTVITTTYQNVVETGLFDEVFVATDSEIIFNEIQNHGGKAVMTGQHETGSDRIAEAVQNIDCDIVINVQGDEPFLKLEPLKQLIEVFKEDENQEISLASLKIKLHEKEEIENPNNVKVITDNNGFALYFSRSVIPFHREISYDVDYFKHIGVYAFRKHALLQFSKLEMKPLEISEKIECIRYLEYGMKIKLIETNFIGVGIDTPEDLEKARKLL; translated from the coding sequence ATGAAAATTATCGCTGTTATTCCTGCGCGTTATGAAGCCAGCCGTTTTCCCGCAAAACTGATGCAGATTTTGGGTGAAAAAACAGTCATTACAACAACCTATCAAAATGTTGTAGAAACCGGACTTTTCGATGAAGTTTTTGTAGCTACAGATTCTGAAATCATCTTTAATGAAATTCAAAATCATGGCGGAAAAGCTGTAATGACAGGACAACACGAAACAGGAAGCGACCGAATTGCAGAAGCAGTACAGAATATTGATTGCGATATTGTCATCAACGTTCAAGGTGACGAACCGTTTTTAAAATTAGAACCTTTAAAGCAGCTAATAGAAGTTTTTAAAGAAGACGAAAATCAGGAAATTTCTTTGGCTTCATTAAAAATAAAACTTCACGAAAAAGAAGAAATTGAAAACCCGAATAACGTAAAAGTAATTACCGATAACAATGGTTTTGCATTATATTTCAGCCGTTCTGTAATTCCTTTTCACAGGGAAATTTCTTATGATGTTGATTATTTTAAACACATCGGAGTTTATGCTTTCAGAAAACACGCTTTGCTTCAATTCTCAAAATTAGAAATGAAACCTTTGGAAATTTCAGAAAAAATTGAGTGCATCCGTTATCTGGAATATGGAATGAAAATTAAATTAATAGAAACCAATTTCATCGGAGTCGGAATCGATACACCGGAAGATTTAGAAAAAGCAAGAAAGTTACTATAA
- a CDS encoding histidine kinase, with translation MKKLLIVFVLIISQLSFAQTAKEIIDKNIELSGGLTNWKLLNSVLLQGKVILGIKDEYPIKIYQQRPNLTKTVITIGNKETAIEGYDGSKGYAMNYATNKIQEYKEYVPESFDNDFIDWENKGFEAKYLGKEKVGEIYCHKVELTKNVNKNYYYFDTKSFMLLKEIKKDETLTYSDYKKVGNLMMPFRLESSSAKKDGDYVMLLNKVEINKVFPANSFKF, from the coding sequence ATGAAGAAATTACTCATCGTTTTCGTCCTGATTATTTCGCAATTATCTTTCGCTCAGACTGCTAAAGAAATTATAGATAAAAACATAGAATTATCGGGAGGATTAACCAATTGGAAACTTTTAAATTCAGTATTACTTCAGGGAAAAGTAATTTTAGGAATTAAGGACGAATATCCTATCAAAATATATCAGCAAAGACCTAATTTAACCAAAACGGTTATTACAATCGGTAATAAAGAAACTGCAATTGAAGGTTACGATGGTTCTAAAGGCTATGCGATGAACTATGCAACCAATAAAATTCAGGAGTATAAAGAATACGTTCCGGAAAGTTTTGATAATGATTTTATCGATTGGGAAAACAAAGGTTTTGAAGCAAAATATCTAGGTAAAGAAAAAGTAGGAGAAATCTATTGCCACAAAGTAGAACTGACGAAAAATGTGAACAAAAATTACTATTATTTTGATACAAAATCGTTCATGCTTTTAAAAGAAATAAAAAAAGATGAAACTTTAACGTATTCAGATTACAAAAAGGTAGGGAATTTGATGATGCCATTCAGATTAGAATCATCGAGCGCCAAAAAAGATGGCGATTATGTGATGCTTCTCAACAAAGTGGAAATCAACAAAGTATTTCCTGCAAACAGTTTTAAATTTTAA
- a CDS encoding glutathione peroxidase has translation MKKFFIVLISFIAFSNSCAQKKSEVSKVKTKQAMSQTIYHYKVDALEEGKTINFADFKGKKILVVNTASECGFTPQYADLEKLSKEYGDKLVVVGFPANNFGGQEPGTNVEIGAFCQKNYGVTFPLAAKVSVKGEDTAPIFKFLTEKQLNGVKDTEVKWNFTKFLIDENGKLIDSFVSKVKPTDVEITKYLK, from the coding sequence ATGAAAAAGTTTTTTATAGTGCTTATTTCTTTTATAGCATTTTCTAATAGTTGCGCTCAGAAAAAAAGCGAAGTTTCTAAAGTAAAAACCAAACAGGCTATGTCACAAACAATATACCATTACAAAGTAGATGCTCTTGAAGAAGGCAAAACAATCAATTTTGCAGATTTCAAAGGAAAGAAAATCCTTGTTGTAAATACTGCTTCAGAATGCGGATTTACACCTCAATATGCAGATTTGGAAAAGCTTTCTAAAGAATACGGCGATAAATTGGTGGTGGTTGGTTTCCCTGCAAATAATTTTGGTGGACAAGAACCAGGAACAAATGTTGAAATCGGTGCATTTTGCCAGAAAAATTATGGAGTTACTTTTCCTTTAGCAGCTAAAGTTTCTGTGAAAGGAGAGGATACAGCTCCAATTTTTAAATTTCTTACCGAAAAACAATTGAACGGCGTAAAAGACACCGAAGTGAAATGGAACTTTACCAAGTTTTTAATCGACGAAAACGGCAAGCTTATCGATAGTTTTGTAAGCAAAGTAAAACCTACAGATGTAGAAATTACTAAATATTTGAAATAA
- a CDS encoding tetratricopeptide repeat protein: MAQNKSLEFKQNLAIEFMVFGAADEARKKYEEMAKYFPTNPEGFYGIGNTAIVLRDYDAGLKNLKIAEDLYKKEGGVKKDVKFMYGILYALKEDYKSGLPYLEEVYSQYKKDDGYLALYALSMLKNAKENNDASLEKKARKFYDKIKDSKNIDTEISNKLKANF, from the coding sequence TTGGCTCAAAATAAATCATTAGAATTTAAACAAAATCTGGCAATTGAGTTTATGGTATTTGGAGCTGCCGATGAAGCCCGTAAAAAATATGAAGAAATGGCTAAATATTTCCCGACAAATCCGGAAGGGTTCTATGGAATTGGAAACACAGCTATTGTTTTGAGAGATTATGATGCAGGATTAAAGAATCTCAAAATTGCAGAAGATTTATATAAAAAAGAAGGTGGAGTAAAAAAAGATGTGAAATTCATGTATGGTATTTTGTATGCTCTAAAGGAAGATTATAAATCTGGTCTGCCATATTTAGAAGAAGTTTATTCACAATATAAAAAAGATGATGGATATTTAGCGCTTTATGCTCTTTCTATGCTTAAAAATGCAAAAGAAAATAATGATGCATCTTTAGAAAAGAAAGCAAGAAAATTTTATGATAAAATAAAGGATAGCAAAAATATTGATACAGAAATAAGCAATAAACTAAAAGCTAATTTTTAA
- a CDS encoding Lrp/AsnC family transcriptional regulator, with the protein MKSLDQFDTAILKILQKDNLTPQRDIGEKIGLSAAAVQRRIKRMRESGIIKADVSVIDINKIHHCVTLVVEVFMESEKIELLDQAKAIFTATPEVQQCYFVTGDSDFILIIVVPSMKDYEVLTRNIFYSNKNINHFRTMVTMDTLKSNLELPYQILQQLE; encoded by the coding sequence TTGAAATCACTCGATCAATTTGACACAGCAATTTTAAAAATTCTTCAAAAGGATAATCTAACTCCACAAAGAGATATTGGCGAAAAAATTGGGCTTTCTGCTGCAGCTGTTCAGCGTAGAATTAAGAGAATGCGTGAATCTGGAATTATAAAAGCCGATGTTTCTGTGATTGATATCAACAAGATTCATCATTGTGTCACCTTGGTTGTAGAAGTTTTTATGGAAAGCGAGAAAATTGAATTGCTTGATCAAGCCAAAGCTATTTTTACAGCAACTCCGGAAGTACAGCAATGCTATTTTGTAACCGGAGATTCAGATTTTATTTTAATCATCGTAGTTCCTTCCATGAAGGATTATGAAGTTTTAACGAGAAACATTTTCTACAGCAATAAAAACATCAACCACTTTCGAACCATGGTCACCATGGATACTTTGAAATCTAATCTTGAATTACCGTATCAAATATTACAGCAATTAGAATGA
- a CDS encoding DMT family transporter, giving the protein MNVFKGFLLAVLAALLWGVSGTFGQFLFQQRGINIEWLITVRMLISGICLLLFAKFFEKSDLLSIWKNKKDAIQLTVFSITGMLAVQYTYFAAIKHSNAATATVLQYAGPVVIAVYLAFKNKKIPLMIEFLAIILAVVGTFLLVTHGNINSLNISGTALFFGLASAIALAIYTLQPVKLLSKYKSSVVIGWGMMCGGFVFSFVKSPFSVEGIWDFQTYWYTAFIVIFGTLIAFYAYLTAVQIIGGQKTSLLASMEPLSATVLAVLWLNVSFSTIDWVGSLLIISTVFLLSKKPKKLHEIKETGN; this is encoded by the coding sequence ATGAATGTTTTTAAAGGCTTTCTGTTGGCTGTACTTGCAGCATTACTTTGGGGAGTTTCCGGTACTTTCGGACAGTTTCTTTTTCAGCAAAGAGGAATCAATATTGAATGGCTGATTACTGTAAGAATGTTGATCTCTGGAATATGTTTACTTTTATTTGCCAAATTTTTCGAAAAATCTGACTTGCTTTCTATCTGGAAAAACAAAAAAGATGCTATTCAGCTTACTGTTTTCAGCATCACCGGAATGCTTGCTGTACAGTACACGTATTTTGCAGCAATTAAACATTCGAATGCAGCGACAGCGACAGTTTTGCAATATGCAGGTCCTGTTGTAATTGCTGTTTATTTGGCTTTTAAAAACAAAAAAATTCCGTTGATGATTGAGTTTCTAGCTATTATTTTAGCTGTTGTCGGAACCTTTTTATTAGTCACCCACGGAAACATAAATAGTTTAAATATTTCAGGAACAGCTCTGTTTTTTGGCTTAGCTTCGGCGATTGCTTTGGCAATTTATACTTTACAACCTGTAAAATTACTTTCAAAATATAAATCTTCTGTGGTCATCGGATGGGGGATGATGTGTGGTGGTTTTGTTTTCAGCTTTGTAAAATCTCCTTTTAGCGTTGAAGGAATCTGGGATTTTCAGACCTATTGGTACACAGCATTCATCGTAATTTTCGGAACTTTAATCGCATTTTACGCCTATCTTACTGCGGTGCAAATTATTGGCGGACAAAAAACAAGTCTTTTAGCTTCAATGGAACCTCTTTCTGCAACGGTTTTGGCGGTACTTTGGCTGAATGTTTCTTTTTCTACAATCGATTGGGTAGGGAGTCTGCTTATTATTTCGACCGTATTTTTATTAAGTAAAAAACCGAAAAAATTACATGAAATAAAAGAAACCGGGAACTAA
- a CDS encoding metal-dependent transcriptional regulator, giving the protein MKTTLTEENYLKALFHVVDHEGKVTINELSKFLNVKMPSVNNMMKKFADKNWVIYETYKPLRVTEKGRREAALVVRKHRLTEMFLVKKMNFGWENVHEIAEQLEHVHSQVFFDKMDEILDYPKFDPHGEPIPDKDGNIIAQDLQQLSNCKIGETVIFTSVTLSDDAFLNYLTERKLLLNTKIKILKIEDFDKSITIEILGKTEVLSKKATEKILVKH; this is encoded by the coding sequence TTGAAAACAACATTAACAGAAGAAAACTATCTGAAAGCTTTGTTTCATGTAGTCGACCATGAAGGAAAAGTGACGATTAACGAACTGAGCAAATTTCTTAACGTAAAAATGCCCAGCGTTAATAATATGATGAAGAAATTTGCCGACAAAAATTGGGTAATTTATGAAACCTACAAACCTCTCAGAGTTACCGAAAAAGGCAGACGTGAAGCGGCTTTAGTCGTAAGAAAGCACCGTCTTACCGAAATGTTTCTGGTTAAAAAAATGAATTTTGGCTGGGAAAATGTACACGAGATTGCAGAACAATTGGAACATGTACATTCACAGGTTTTCTTTGATAAAATGGATGAGATTTTAGATTATCCGAAATTCGATCCTCATGGCGAACCCATTCCCGATAAAGACGGAAATATCATTGCTCAGGATTTACAGCAGTTAAGCAACTGTAAAATTGGTGAAACTGTTATTTTTACCTCTGTTACTCTATCTGATGATGCCTTTCTGAATTATCTTACCGAAAGAAAACTTCTATTAAATACTAAAATCAAGATTCTTAAAATTGAAGATTTCGACAAATCAATTACTATAGAAATTTTAGGAAAAACAGAAGTTCTCAGTAAGAAGGCAACCGAAAAGATTCTGGTGAAACATTAG
- a CDS encoding threonine aldolase family protein: MKFSFKNDYSEGCHPQILESLLRNNLDQQAGYGEDDYSKKAKDLIKAKIENQDAEVYFVSGGTQANLIVISSILRPYQCVISASTGHILNNETGAIEATGHKILSIEKEDGKLFPEDIIPVLESHQNVPHQVMPKLVYISNSTELGTIYTKRELENLSKFCKENKLYLFMDGARLGHALTSKTNDLELKNIAELTDVFYLGGTKNGALLGEVIIITENDLRQDFAFNIKQKGALLAKGRLLGIQFLELMKDDLYFDLARNANQQAMKIKKALSERGVQFLSDTSTNQIFPILSNKIIEVLSEKFEFYIWKKIDENLSAIRLITSWNTKNEPVEEFIKTFNSEL; encoded by the coding sequence ATGAAATTTTCTTTTAAAAACGATTATTCCGAAGGGTGTCATCCTCAGATTTTAGAATCACTTCTTCGAAATAATCTCGATCAGCAAGCAGGATATGGTGAAGATGATTATTCTAAAAAAGCTAAAGATTTAATTAAAGCTAAAATTGAAAATCAGGACGCTGAAGTTTATTTTGTTTCCGGAGGAACTCAGGCAAATCTCATTGTAATTTCTTCAATTTTAAGACCTTATCAATGTGTGATTTCTGCTTCAACCGGACATATTTTAAATAATGAAACCGGAGCGATTGAAGCAACGGGACACAAAATTTTAAGTATAGAAAAAGAGGACGGAAAACTCTTCCCGGAAGACATTATTCCTGTTTTGGAAAGTCATCAGAATGTTCCGCATCAGGTAATGCCGAAGTTGGTTTATATTTCAAATTCTACTGAACTTGGGACAATTTATACAAAAAGAGAACTCGAAAACCTTTCTAAGTTTTGTAAGGAAAACAAATTGTATCTTTTTATGGACGGAGCTCGATTGGGTCACGCTTTAACTTCAAAAACGAACGATTTAGAACTAAAAAATATTGCTGAATTAACGGATGTTTTCTATCTAGGAGGTACCAAAAATGGCGCTTTATTAGGGGAAGTAATAATAATTACTGAAAATGATTTGCGTCAGGATTTCGCCTTTAATATCAAGCAAAAAGGAGCGTTGTTGGCAAAAGGAAGACTTTTGGGAATTCAGTTTTTGGAGCTGATGAAAGACGATTTGTATTTTGATTTAGCCAGAAACGCAAACCAACAAGCGATGAAGATTAAAAAGGCTTTGTCTGAAAGGGGAGTGCAGTTCCTTTCTGATACTTCTACCAACCAGATTTTTCCGATTTTAAGCAATAAAATCATTGAAGTCTTATCTGAAAAATTTGAATTTTATATCTGGAAAAA